In Anseongella ginsenosidimutans, one genomic interval encodes:
- a CDS encoding TonB-dependent receptor → MRGSFVALMITLLSLQMVHSSTGKAQGILDRKISISIENASLAEVLEQIREKTGVEFLFSSKINSKKEVSLEIKSARVRTALKRLLLPAGLTYEVVGEHIVIMNDRDTPEPLSMILELQEYTVSGTVTDAETGEPLPGVNVTLKGGNSGATTGPDGAYNLEVPEAENEERVLVFTFIGYLGREVPLNGQTEVNVTLRQDIVGLDQVVVIGYGTQKKSDLTGSVSQVKAEEINAYPSANVLQALSGRAAGVQVLQTTGAPGSGPNVRIRGQNSIQGENEPLYVVDGFPVSGSNPTLLNNSDIESIEILKDASATAIYGSRGANGVVLITTKQGRAGKTMVDFETSYSSQRIRNKLELMNAREYALLANEQAENDNIAPYFSQEEINGLGEGFDWQDLVFQTAPMRTTSLNVRGGNQKTQFALSGSVFGQEGIVKGSDYNRYSLRANVNHQVSDKFRVTLSSTMSKLKTERKDNGGGSRGNSMIGAAISAPPILEPYEEDGSYTVLSEEYPFIPVDLVNPLNFLNEQHGEIKANVVLANAALIYNPVKELTIKISGGVENRDERTDSYTTRNFYNSTGRANINTKQFTSLLSENIISYTKTFNDRHDFSAMAGFTYQDFVNTSLEASGVGFLSDAFETHNIGASQTPGIPRSGYSKSVLLSYLARLNYTLDSKYLFTVSFRSDGSSRFSEGNKWGYFPSGAFAWRASEENFLKDHPQISELKVRTSWGLTGSQAIDPYATLNNLSAGNTIFGDQMYNTFAPGTELPGELKWETTEQFDVGVDLGLFKNRLYLTADYYVKNTRDLLNTVRLPSSMGFTTTIQNVGKMQNRGIELGIDAKAMTGDFKWDLFGNISFNKNEVVKLHNGEDILGNFINVLVVGDNFSILREGRSVGQFWGYKEEGYDENGKITYQDLNGDGAISNDDKTYIGNPNPDFIYGLTSDMSYKNFQLSIFVQGTQGNDVFNVSSIPSTMDYGQGLNMPREVFLDHWTPGNTDAKYPVISRNYSVRVSDRWVEDGSFLRLKNVQLAYNFPMNDLGVKWLNSAQIYISGQNLLTLTNYSWWDPEVNSRGAGTQQGIDHYSYPVAKTFTIGLRAGF, encoded by the coding sequence ATGCGAGGATCCTTCGTTGCCCTGATGATTACCCTCCTCTCCCTGCAGATGGTGCATTCCAGTACAGGAAAAGCCCAGGGAATATTGGACAGGAAAATAAGCATTTCCATAGAAAACGCTTCGCTTGCCGAAGTGCTGGAACAAATCAGGGAGAAAACAGGGGTAGAATTTCTCTTCAGTTCCAAGATCAACAGCAAAAAGGAAGTCAGCCTGGAGATCAAAAGCGCACGCGTCAGGACAGCGCTGAAACGCCTGTTGCTTCCGGCAGGGCTCACCTATGAAGTGGTGGGCGAACATATTGTGATCATGAATGACCGCGACACGCCTGAACCCCTTTCCATGATATTGGAACTGCAGGAATACACGGTAAGCGGAACAGTAACCGATGCGGAAACCGGCGAACCGCTTCCCGGGGTAAACGTTACGCTGAAAGGCGGGAACTCGGGCGCGACTACCGGCCCCGACGGTGCCTACAACCTGGAGGTTCCCGAAGCGGAAAACGAAGAACGCGTACTGGTGTTCACCTTTATCGGATACCTGGGCAGGGAAGTACCTCTTAACGGCCAAACCGAGGTTAATGTAACATTGCGGCAGGATATTGTGGGGCTTGACCAGGTGGTCGTGATCGGGTACGGGACGCAAAAGAAAAGCGACCTTACCGGTTCCGTTTCACAGGTAAAAGCTGAAGAAATTAATGCTTACCCTTCCGCTAACGTACTGCAGGCTTTGTCCGGCAGGGCAGCAGGCGTGCAGGTCTTACAAACTACCGGCGCTCCGGGGTCGGGCCCCAATGTCCGTATAAGGGGGCAGAATTCCATCCAGGGGGAAAATGAACCGCTTTACGTAGTCGACGGCTTTCCGGTTTCAGGCAGCAATCCCACGCTGCTTAACAATTCAGATATTGAAAGTATAGAGATCCTCAAAGACGCATCCGCCACTGCCATTTATGGCTCCAGGGGTGCGAACGGCGTCGTACTGATTACCACAAAACAGGGACGGGCCGGGAAGACAATGGTAGATTTCGAGACCAGTTATAGCAGCCAGCGCATCCGGAATAAACTGGAATTGATGAATGCCAGGGAATATGCCCTCCTGGCAAATGAACAAGCGGAAAATGACAATATAGCTCCTTACTTTTCCCAGGAAGAAATAAATGGGCTGGGCGAAGGATTTGACTGGCAGGACCTTGTATTTCAAACCGCCCCGATGAGAACGACTTCTTTAAATGTCCGGGGCGGCAATCAAAAGACCCAATTCGCCCTTTCAGGCAGCGTTTTCGGACAGGAAGGGATTGTTAAAGGGAGCGACTACAATCGCTATTCCCTTCGCGCCAATGTAAATCACCAGGTCAGCGATAAGTTCCGGGTAACCCTTTCCAGCACCATGTCCAAACTAAAAACGGAGCGGAAAGATAACGGCGGCGGGTCCCGCGGAAATTCCATGATCGGAGCAGCTATTTCGGCGCCGCCCATCCTGGAACCCTATGAAGAAGACGGCTCCTATACGGTGCTGTCGGAAGAATATCCCTTCATACCGGTTGACCTGGTCAACCCGCTTAACTTCCTTAATGAACAGCATGGTGAAATAAAAGCCAATGTAGTTCTGGCCAATGCTGCCTTGATCTATAACCCGGTCAAGGAACTGACTATTAAGATTTCCGGGGGTGTTGAAAACAGGGATGAGCGGACGGATAGTTATACAACCAGAAATTTCTATAATTCTACCGGCAGGGCAAATATCAATACTAAACAATTTACCAGCCTGCTGAGCGAGAACATTATCAGTTATACAAAGACCTTTAACGACAGGCATGATTTCTCGGCAATGGCCGGGTTTACTTATCAGGACTTTGTCAATACTTCCCTGGAAGCCAGCGGGGTGGGGTTTCTTTCTGACGCCTTTGAAACGCATAATATCGGCGCCTCCCAAACTCCCGGCATACCTCGTTCCGGTTATTCCAAATCGGTGCTGCTCTCCTATTTAGCCAGGTTAAATTATACGCTGGACAGCAAATACCTGTTCACAGTCAGCTTCCGCTCCGATGGTTCTTCCCGTTTCAGCGAAGGCAACAAATGGGGCTATTTCCCCTCAGGCGCCTTTGCCTGGAGGGCTTCTGAAGAAAACTTCTTAAAGGATCACCCGCAGATCTCCGAGCTGAAAGTCAGAACCAGCTGGGGGCTGACAGGCAGCCAGGCGATTGATCCTTACGCGACGCTCAATAACCTTAGCGCAGGTAACACCATTTTTGGCGACCAGATGTACAATACGTTTGCTCCCGGCACGGAATTACCCGGCGAGCTTAAATGGGAAACAACCGAGCAGTTTGACGTCGGGGTCGATTTAGGCTTATTCAAGAACCGCCTGTACCTGACAGCCGATTATTACGTCAAAAACACCCGGGACCTGCTGAACACCGTACGGCTGCCGAGTTCCATGGGCTTCACCACCACGATTCAGAACGTAGGTAAAATGCAGAACCGCGGAATAGAACTGGGCATTGATGCAAAGGCCATGACCGGTGATTTTAAATGGGATTTGTTCGGAAATATTTCCTTCAATAAGAACGAAGTAGTAAAACTTCACAACGGGGAAGATATTCTGGGCAATTTCATCAATGTGCTGGTGGTAGGCGATAATTTCTCCATTTTACGCGAAGGGAGGTCCGTGGGGCAGTTCTGGGGATATAAAGAAGAAGGATATGACGAAAACGGCAAAATAACCTACCAGGACCTGAACGGAGACGGCGCTATATCGAATGATGATAAAACCTATATCGGGAATCCGAACCCGGATTTTATTTACGGGCTGACCTCCGATATGTCCTATAAAAATTTCCAGCTATCCATTTTTGTCCAGGGAACCCAGGGAAATGACGTTTTCAATGTGAGTTCCATTCCCAGCACCATGGATTACGGTCAGGGACTCAATATGCCAAGAGAGGTATTCCTTGACCACTGGACTCCCGGAAACACCGATGCAAAGTATCCGGTTATCAGCCGGAATTATTCCGTCAGGGTTTCGGACAGGTGGGTAGAAGACGGCTCCTTCCTGCGCCTGAAAAACGTTCAGCTGGCCTATAACTTCCCGATGAATGACCTGGGGGTAAAATGGCTGAATAGCGCGCAGATTTATATAAGCGGCCAGAACCTGCTGACCCTGACCAATTATTCCTGGTGGGACCCCGAAGTGAACTCCCGCGGCGCAGGCACCCAGCAGGGAATCGACCATTACAGTTACCCGGTAGCGAAAACCTTCACCATTGGCCTGCGGGCAGGGTTCTAG
- a CDS encoding LLM class flavin-dependent oxidoreductase, giving the protein MEFGIGMFGDLAYSGQSGKFRPAEQRLAEMVEEIKLADQLGLDVVALGEHHRADYAIASTEVMLAALASVTKNIKLASGVTVLSSADPVKVYQDYATLDLLSSGRAEIIAGRGSFIESFPLYGYRLEDYDALFSEKLELLLTVNRDKTVSWRGKFRQALQEQEIYPRALGGRQIPVWIAVGGTPASIRRAGILGLPMMLAIIGGTPAQFGDHVEYYRKIYTDSGHSLDNLQLGVHSHTFVAASGSSLLSDYFPSYAAQMDRVGRSRGWPPYSRSQFEAGVSSHGALFMGEPKEVADKIIKVSKMFGLTRFIAHMDVGDPGHEAMKESIALFANEVVPAVKKALQGS; this is encoded by the coding sequence ATGGAATTCGGAATCGGGATGTTTGGGGATTTGGCTTATAGCGGGCAGTCCGGCAAATTTCGCCCTGCGGAGCAGCGGCTGGCGGAAATGGTGGAAGAAATTAAGCTGGCTGATCAGCTTGGCCTGGATGTGGTGGCATTGGGTGAACATCACCGCGCGGATTATGCCATTGCTTCCACCGAAGTGATGCTGGCGGCGCTCGCGAGTGTTACAAAGAATATAAAGCTCGCCAGCGGTGTGACGGTATTGAGTTCGGCAGACCCGGTAAAGGTGTACCAGGACTACGCTACGCTTGATCTTCTTTCATCCGGCCGTGCGGAGATCATTGCCGGCCGCGGTAGCTTTATCGAATCCTTTCCCTTATATGGTTATCGCCTGGAAGATTACGACGCGTTATTTTCCGAGAAGCTGGAATTGCTATTAACTGTTAACCGCGATAAAACAGTAAGCTGGCGGGGAAAATTCAGGCAAGCACTGCAGGAACAGGAAATTTATCCAAGAGCGTTGGGCGGCCGCCAAATACCAGTTTGGATCGCCGTTGGCGGAACACCGGCTTCGATACGCCGGGCAGGTATTCTTGGACTACCCATGATGCTGGCCATTATTGGCGGTACCCCGGCCCAGTTCGGGGATCATGTAGAATACTACCGGAAAATATATACCGATAGCGGGCATTCGCTTGATAACCTGCAACTCGGCGTTCATTCACATACCTTTGTCGCGGCTTCCGGTTCCTCACTGCTATCTGATTATTTTCCTTCCTACGCCGCCCAGATGGACCGGGTAGGGCGTTCCCGGGGGTGGCCTCCTTATTCCCGTTCGCAGTTCGAAGCCGGGGTCAGTTCTCATGGCGCCTTGTTTATGGGAGAACCGAAGGAAGTAGCGGATAAAATAATCAAAGTCAGTAAGATGTTTGGCCTTACCCGCTTTATTGCACATATGGACGTAGGGGACCCGGGCCACGAGGCTATGAAGGAGTCAATAGCGCTTTTCGCAAACGAAGTGGTACCAGCTGTAAAAAAGGCGCTTCAGGGATCGTAA
- a CDS encoding RNA polymerase sigma factor — MKTTNENPFSDEQLLERLKNGDQTAFAMIYDRYAADLIWYGSKKLSSLEEARDLVHDLFVEFWDKRERIHINSSFKSYLFSAARYRIIDHIRKNARRDYYAAVINLLDLETDDSTHDDILFRDLSKIAESEIDKLPPRTREIFRLSRQRQLSVREIARELNLSDQTVKNQLSAALRKLKPAIQKIAKNFIFL, encoded by the coding sequence GTGAAAACGACAAATGAAAATCCCTTCTCTGATGAGCAATTACTGGAACGGCTGAAGAACGGCGACCAGACCGCCTTTGCCATGATCTATGACCGTTATGCCGCCGATCTGATCTGGTATGGTTCAAAAAAACTTTCTTCACTGGAAGAAGCAAGAGATCTTGTGCATGACCTTTTCGTTGAATTCTGGGACAAACGCGAACGGATCCACATCAATAGTTCGTTCAAATCCTACCTCTTTTCAGCCGCCCGCTACCGCATTATTGATCATATCCGAAAAAACGCCCGCAGGGATTATTATGCAGCGGTCATTAACCTCCTGGATTTAGAAACGGATGATTCCACCCATGATGACATTTTATTCCGGGACCTCAGTAAGATTGCGGAGTCGGAAATAGATAAGCTTCCGCCAAGGACGCGGGAAATTTTCCGCCTTAGCCGGCAGCGACAGCTCTCCGTCAGAGAAATTGCCCGGGAACTAAACCTTTCCGACCAGACCGTTAAGAATCAATTAAGCGCTGCTTTGCGGAAGTTAAAACCCGCCATCCAAAAAATTGCGAAAAATTTCATTTTCCTATAG
- a CDS encoding PH domain-containing protein, with translation MKFHSAKSPLFGIAFLGTAFTLLIIVFFDVIKDASLDFNAGRIFILLIAAFFLWFWFGTYYLIRDGKLIYRSGPISGSVKISEIHMLIKNKTLWNGMKPALATRGIIVKYNKYDEVYISPRNKDLFVEEILKINNKVTVICLD, from the coding sequence ATGAAATTCCATTCTGCGAAAAGCCCGCTTTTTGGCATTGCCTTCCTGGGCACGGCCTTTACTCTTTTAATAATCGTCTTTTTTGATGTGATTAAGGACGCAAGCCTGGATTTTAATGCTGGCCGGATTTTTATCCTCCTGATTGCCGCTTTTTTTCTTTGGTTCTGGTTTGGGACATATTACCTTATAAGAGACGGTAAACTAATCTACAGGTCAGGTCCGATAAGCGGGTCCGTAAAGATCAGCGAAATACATATGCTGATCAAAAACAAAACACTTTGGAATGGGATGAAGCCTGCACTAGCTACCCGTGGGATCATTGTTAAGTACAATAAGTATGACGAGGTTTATATTTCGCCCCGAAACAAGGATTTGTTTGTGGAAGAGATACTTAAAATAAACAACAAGGTTACCGTGATATGCTTGGACTGA
- a CDS encoding GNAT family N-acetyltransferase produces the protein MKSKHSGTDLRLRKASLNDLSLLRHWDKQPHVIACDPNDDWQWETELVRDPYWREQLIAELDGRPIGFLQIIDPALEDSHYWGDVPANLRAIDIWIGEEADLGKGYGTAMMQAALERCFKKKAITGILIDPLESNLRAHRFYERLGFRFVKKRQFGDDLCKVYQLNREEWNRWNKIV, from the coding sequence ATGAAAAGTAAGCATTCCGGAACAGATTTGCGGCTGCGGAAGGCCAGCCTGAATGACCTTTCCCTCCTGCGCCATTGGGACAAGCAGCCGCATGTTATCGCATGCGACCCGAATGATGACTGGCAATGGGAGACGGAACTCGTACGTGATCCTTACTGGCGGGAACAGCTGATAGCAGAACTCGATGGAAGGCCCATTGGCTTTCTGCAAATCATTGACCCCGCCCTTGAAGATTCGCATTACTGGGGCGACGTCCCCGCAAACCTTCGCGCCATTGATATCTGGATCGGCGAAGAAGCGGATCTTGGAAAGGGATACGGCACCGCAATGATGCAGGCCGCGCTCGAACGATGTTTTAAGAAGAAAGCCATTACCGGGATACTCATTGATCCGCTGGAAAGCAATTTGCGCGCGCATCGTTTTTATGAACGGCTTGGCTTTCGTTTCGTGAAAAAAAGACAATTCGGCGATGATCTTTGCAAGGTGTACCAGCTAAACCGGGAGGAGTGGAACAGATGGAACAAGATCGTATGA
- a CDS encoding RNA polymerase sigma factor, which produces MADEQSYWHNFIAGKEAAFRMLYDRYIDQLFSFGSNYCNERETIKDAIHDLFIDLYRYRSNLNPQVNITAYLYSSLRRKLALLLKKTSQQETLGEQHADLDFLLDGNKEASMIRDEKERELLELLSKEIQKLPARQREVLYLRFTLELSYQETAEIMDISIATARTLVYRALRQLRSNMEEEKVPLLP; this is translated from the coding sequence ATGGCAGATGAGCAAAGCTATTGGCATAACTTCATTGCCGGAAAGGAGGCTGCCTTTCGCATGCTTTACGATCGTTATATTGATCAGTTATTTTCTTTTGGAAGCAACTATTGTAACGAGCGAGAAACAATAAAAGACGCAATTCATGACCTGTTCATTGATCTTTACCGGTACCGGTCCAATCTCAACCCCCAAGTAAACATAACCGCCTACCTCTATTCTTCTTTGCGCCGGAAATTAGCTTTACTGCTGAAGAAGACCAGCCAGCAGGAAACACTCGGAGAGCAACATGCAGATCTTGACTTTCTCCTGGACGGGAACAAGGAAGCCAGTATGATACGGGACGAAAAAGAAAGGGAGCTGCTGGAATTGCTTTCGAAAGAAATACAAAAGCTTCCTGCGCGCCAGCGGGAAGTGCTTTATCTCCGGTTCACGCTTGAACTGTCTTACCAGGAAACAGCCGAAATAATGGATATTTCCATCGCGACCGCCAGAACGCTTGTATACCGGGCGCTCAGGCAACTACGCAGCAATATGGAAGAAGAAAAAGTACCTCTTTTACCTTAG
- a CDS encoding FecR family protein, whose protein sequence is MDQRNTEALFEKYLQGKSTPEETERIHAWLEQLNNDEEKWSGKRGQEQKEYLAGLYEDVRHSIMKREENKRRGKGRSIPFKLTFPRIAAALVLLCGLSFLFYINRPADKVAPNEYIVEATTGEDIKELRLSDGSVVWLNKGSSLQHSEEFTAGPREVFLEGEAFFQVAPDASRPFIIHTGGMKTRVLGTSFNVQAYKGEKEMRVVVVTGQVEVSAPSGQNDKVLLTSKQMATYTPDEKQLNKKTIQSTEQYTAWKDGKLLFRQTPMSEVAAQLERAFGLKIKMENSAIRHCKITGRFDRSQAASLTIEAICKSIEARFRIKDGTVFIDGQGCGKK, encoded by the coding sequence ATGGATCAGCGAAACACAGAGGCATTATTCGAAAAATATCTTCAGGGCAAGAGTACGCCGGAAGAAACAGAGCGGATCCATGCCTGGCTCGAACAGCTGAACAACGATGAGGAGAAATGGTCGGGGAAACGCGGGCAGGAACAAAAAGAATACCTTGCCGGCCTGTATGAGGATGTCCGGCATTCAATAATGAAAAGGGAAGAAAATAAGCGGCGCGGGAAAGGCCGCAGCATACCCTTCAAATTAACTTTTCCCCGTATTGCCGCAGCTTTGGTCCTGCTCTGCGGATTATCCTTCCTGTTTTATATAAACCGCCCCGCAGACAAGGTAGCTCCCAACGAATATATTGTTGAGGCCACAACCGGTGAAGATATAAAAGAACTCCGGTTGAGCGACGGCTCCGTGGTCTGGTTGAACAAGGGAAGCTCCCTGCAGCATTCTGAAGAATTCACCGCCGGACCAAGAGAAGTTTTTCTGGAAGGAGAGGCTTTCTTCCAGGTTGCCCCGGATGCTTCCCGGCCTTTTATTATTCACACCGGCGGAATGAAAACCCGGGTACTGGGGACAAGTTTCAATGTGCAGGCTTACAAGGGGGAAAAAGAAATGCGCGTCGTGGTAGTTACGGGACAGGTAGAAGTAAGCGCGCCTTCGGGGCAGAACGACAAAGTGCTGCTAACAAGCAAGCAAATGGCGACTTATACCCCGGATGAAAAACAGCTAAACAAGAAGACCATCCAAAGTACGGAACAGTATACCGCCTGGAAAGATGGAAAGCTGCTTTTCAGGCAAACCCCCATGTCCGAGGTTGCTGCTCAATTGGAACGCGCCTTCGGATTGAAAATAAAAATGGAAAACTCCGCGATCAGGCATTGTAAAATAACCGGCCGCTTTGACCGGAGCCAGGCGGCCAGCCTGACCATTGAAGCCATATGTAAGTCCATTGAGGCACGGTTCAGGATCAAAGACGGAACGGTCTTTATCGACGGCCAGGGATGCGGGAAAAAATAA
- a CDS encoding YciI family protein, protein MDEFMLIFRHEDGSKVASPEQIQVWMEQTMDWLGGIAAQNKLVNQGNGLSFDASRVVKHGNVVINGPFGDIKETIGGYVILRAASLEEAVDFAKGSPVLQGEGNSVEVRKILRH, encoded by the coding sequence ATGGACGAATTTATGTTGATTTTCAGACACGAAGATGGAAGCAAGGTTGCTTCTCCCGAACAGATCCAGGTCTGGATGGAGCAAACCATGGACTGGCTGGGTGGTATCGCCGCTCAAAATAAGCTGGTGAACCAGGGAAACGGGCTTTCATTTGATGCCAGCCGGGTGGTAAAGCACGGCAATGTGGTTATTAACGGGCCTTTTGGGGATATTAAGGAAACTATCGGAGGCTATGTGATTCTCCGGGCAGCGTCCCTGGAGGAGGCAGTGGATTTTGCCAAGGGAAGCCCGGTTTTGCAAGGCGAAGGGAACAGTGTGGAAGTGCGCAAAATCCTGCGGCATTGA
- a CDS encoding NADP-dependent oxidoreductase → MEQDRMNAALFYRFGPADVLRVENTARPAIGEKDVLIRVVAAGLNPVDTKIRAGTHISCKDLVLPAVPGKEVSGRVAALGGQVSGLVPGDPVFAFLPSNGGFAGFASADASLVVKKPENVPFETAASVSLAGMTACQAIHEHLELAAGEHVLIQAAAGGVGHLAVQFAKMAGARVSGTASGDNAPFLVKMGADQPIDYKTEKFEEKAAGVDAVLDAMGGEVLYRSISCVKPGGRVVCLPSFTKNDPKAIALARERNVRLIWPMMHPERDQLLLIAKLLEEGKLQVEIHNKFPLEKIVEANQAMESHGTRGKNVIIINESHPLS, encoded by the coding sequence ATGGAACAAGATCGTATGAATGCGGCGCTGTTTTACCGCTTCGGCCCTGCAGATGTGCTGCGGGTGGAGAATACGGCCCGCCCTGCTATTGGCGAAAAGGATGTTCTTATCCGGGTAGTGGCCGCCGGGTTGAACCCAGTGGATACGAAGATCAGGGCGGGAACGCATATTTCCTGTAAAGACCTGGTATTGCCTGCCGTGCCGGGCAAAGAAGTAAGCGGCAGGGTCGCGGCCCTGGGCGGGCAGGTGTCCGGCCTCGTTCCCGGCGACCCCGTTTTTGCATTTTTGCCTTCGAATGGCGGATTTGCCGGATTTGCCTCAGCTGATGCTAGCCTGGTGGTAAAAAAACCTGAGAACGTACCCTTTGAAACAGCCGCTTCTGTTTCGCTGGCGGGAATGACGGCCTGCCAGGCGATTCACGAACATCTGGAACTTGCTGCAGGGGAACACGTGCTGATCCAGGCAGCTGCAGGTGGGGTAGGGCACCTGGCGGTTCAATTCGCAAAAATGGCCGGCGCCCGCGTGAGCGGCACAGCCTCTGGTGACAACGCTCCTTTCCTGGTAAAAATGGGAGCAGATCAGCCCATTGATTATAAAACGGAGAAATTTGAAGAAAAGGCCGCAGGCGTGGATGCTGTGCTGGATGCAATGGGCGGGGAGGTATTATACCGTTCTATTTCCTGCGTAAAGCCAGGCGGCCGCGTAGTTTGCCTGCCCTCTTTTACAAAAAATGATCCGAAGGCGATAGCCCTTGCGCGTGAGCGAAACGTTCGCCTGATATGGCCAATGATGCACCCGGAAAGAGATCAGCTTCTGCTGATCGCCAAGCTGCTGGAAGAAGGTAAACTGCAGGTCGAAATTCACAATAAGTTCCCTTTGGAAAAGATCGTTGAAGCAAACCAGGCGATGGAATCCCACGGCACCCGGGGAAAAAATGTCATTATCATCAATGAAAGCCATCCTCTTTCCTGA
- a CDS encoding RNA polymerase sigma factor, protein MKQQELIPHLFRTEFRKIAATLCSHFGMVNMDLAEDIASETFIAALETWPRKGIPENPAAWLYTVAKNKARNQFSRSRLFTDKIAGELKGGSSSEEMEIDFSEEKIRDSQLRMLFAICHPAIGRESQVALALRILCGFGIEEIATAFLSNKETINKRLFRAKEKLKQEKAPVEFPREAEISVRLDAVLTTIYLLYSEGYYSESNNMTLRRDLCLEAMRLAALLLDTPLTARPEVSALLALMCFHSSRFAARQNDNGEMILFRDQDESLWNRELISRGAELLRKAARGNQISPYHLEAAIAFHYTNKTDTVEKWKEVLNLYNLLLLVRYSPVAALNRTYAFSKVHGRVAAIREAEKLPLTNNHYYYTLLGALYTGIDDSKARSHYLRALSLAKTKGDKQSIQKKLKA, encoded by the coding sequence ATGAAACAGCAGGAGTTAATACCCCATCTGTTCCGGACGGAGTTCAGGAAAATAGCGGCAACGCTTTGCAGCCACTTCGGCATGGTAAATATGGATCTGGCGGAAGACATTGCAAGCGAAACATTTATTGCAGCTCTTGAAACCTGGCCCCGAAAGGGTATTCCTGAAAATCCGGCTGCCTGGCTATACACCGTCGCCAAAAATAAGGCCCGAAACCAGTTTAGCCGCAGCCGGCTTTTCACAGATAAAATTGCGGGCGAGCTGAAAGGTGGCAGCTCGTCCGAAGAAATGGAAATAGATTTTTCCGAAGAAAAGATCAGGGATAGCCAGCTGCGGATGCTGTTTGCCATCTGTCACCCGGCAATTGGCAGGGAATCCCAGGTGGCGCTGGCGCTGCGTATTCTTTGCGGATTTGGCATCGAAGAAATTGCTACCGCTTTTTTGAGCAACAAGGAAACGATCAATAAGCGGCTTTTCAGGGCGAAAGAAAAACTGAAACAGGAAAAAGCCCCGGTGGAATTTCCCCGGGAAGCTGAAATTTCCGTCCGTCTTGATGCCGTCCTTACCACGATATATCTCTTGTACAGCGAAGGGTATTATTCCGAAAGTAATAACATGACGCTGCGCAGGGATCTCTGCCTTGAAGCCATGCGCCTGGCCGCTTTGCTGCTTGATACGCCGCTTACCGCCCGGCCGGAAGTAAGCGCGTTGCTAGCCCTGATGTGCTTTCATTCTTCGCGGTTTGCCGCCAGGCAAAATGATAACGGCGAAATGATCTTATTCCGGGACCAGGACGAAAGCCTCTGGAACCGCGAATTAATTTCCAGGGGAGCAGAACTGCTGCGAAAAGCCGCTCGCGGAAATCAGATCTCCCCTTATCACCTCGAAGCCGCCATTGCTTTCCATTATACCAATAAAACAGACACCGTAGAAAAGTGGAAGGAAGTTTTAAACCTGTACAACCTGCTGCTGCTGGTCCGCTATTCGCCTGTTGCGGCCCTTAACCGTACTTATGCTTTTTCAAAGGTACATGGGCGCGTGGCGGCGATCAGGGAGGCTGAAAAGCTGCCATTAACTAATAATCATTATTATTATACTTTGCTTGGCGCGCTCTATACCGGTATCGATGACAGCAAAGCCCGGTCACACTACCTTAGGGCCCTTTCACTGGCCAAAACCAAAGGAGACAAACAAAGCATTCAAAAAAAATTAAAGGCTTGA
- a CDS encoding tRNA-(ms[2]io[6]A)-hydroxylase, with protein sequence MLGLKLLTDPRWANIAEANLAEILTDHAWCEQKAASNAITLIINNPEKEELVHELTAIAIEEMQHFQMVIEIIKKRGYTLGPERKDDYVNQLMKFSRKGEGRHAAFIDRLLFAAMIEARSCERFRVLFQNIRDKELAEFYRELMISEANHYTTFLNFARKFAIDLDVEQRWKEWLEFEGKLILSYGKTEKIHG encoded by the coding sequence ATGCTTGGACTGAAATTATTGACCGATCCCCGCTGGGCCAACATAGCGGAAGCGAATTTGGCCGAAATCCTTACTGACCATGCCTGGTGTGAACAGAAAGCAGCGTCGAATGCTATTACCCTGATCATTAATAATCCGGAAAAGGAAGAACTGGTGCATGAACTTACGGCCATTGCGATTGAAGAGATGCAGCATTTTCAGATGGTCATTGAAATTATTAAGAAACGGGGATATACGCTTGGTCCGGAACGAAAGGATGATTATGTAAACCAGCTGATGAAATTCAGCAGGAAAGGGGAAGGGCGTCATGCCGCATTCATTGATCGCTTGCTTTTTGCGGCGATGATCGAAGCGCGGAGCTGCGAGCGTTTCCGGGTATTGTTCCAAAATATCCGCGACAAGGAACTGGCGGAATTTTATCGTGAACTGATGATATCCGAAGCCAATCATTATACCACATTCCTGAATTTTGCACGCAAGTTTGCGATTGACCTGGACGTGGAGCAGCGATGGAAGGAATGGCTGGAGTTTGAAGGAAAATTAATCCTGTCTTACGGAAAAACCGAAAAAATCCACGGGTGA